The window GCAGGCGATGCGTTTCATGCGCTCGCCGACACCATGCCACAGATTGTTTGGTCAACCCTCCCGGATGGATCACACGACTATTACAACGCTCGCTGGTACGAATTTACCGGAGTTCCGATAGGTTCAACAGATGGTGAGGGCTGGGCTGCACTTTTCCATCCCGAGGATCAACCAAACGCATGGGCGAAGTGGCGACATAGTCTGGAGACCGGTGAGCCTTACGAGGTCGAGTATCGTTTAAGGCATCATAGTGGAGAGTACCGATGGATGATCGGACGTGCTTCCCCCATCTACAACGGCCAAGGTACGATCCAGCGCTGGATAGGCACGTGCACGGATGTGGATGACCAAAAGGCGATCGCGTTACAGAACGAAATTCTCAGCCAGGAACTCAGCCATCGGATCAAGAACATTTTCGCGATCATCTCAGGACTGGTCAGCCTTTCGGCTCGCGCGGAGCCCGCTCTGAGTTCTCTTGCCAAGGAACTTCTGGGGCGTATCTCAGCCCTTGGCCGCGCCCACGAATTTGTACGCCCACACACCGAGAAATCGCGCCCGATCGTAGGCGACGGGCATTTCTCAGCTCTACTTGAGCAAATTTTCATCGCTTACCACGCGTATTCGGAGGGCAGGATCACGGTCAGTGGCTCGGAGATTCCAGTCGATAGCAAGGCAGCAACCCCCGTCGCTCTCGTGTTCCACGAGCTGGCTACCAACGCGATCAAGTATGGTTCGCTTTCAAGCGACAAAGGGACCGTGAGTATAAAAGTTAATCAATCTGACGAGTTCGCGCAGATAATTTGGCGAGAAGAAGGTGATTCGTGTCGTGAACCGCAAGCCATGGCTGCAGGCTTTGGGACGCGTCTGATCGATATGGCGGTGCGCCAACAACTTGGTGGGGATTATACCAGACGGTGGTCGGACAAAGGTCTTCGCATGGAAGTTAAGATTCCACTGAAACGCCTGAGAGCTTCTTAGATCGCCTGAAACATTTGAAGACGTGGTGGCGGCGTCGGGGTCAACCCGCGCTTGTAAGCAAACGCAAACTCAAGCACCTCGTCCAACACTCTCAGGTCTACAGGCTTTTCCACGGCTCCTAGCGTTCCAGGGACTCCTGCTGACAATTGCTGCGGGTTTGCAGTCACGAAAACGACCTGCATGTCATACTCTCGCGCAAGGCGGGCACCGATCTCCGGACCGGTGGCGCCATCAGCGAGATTGACGTCCACTAGCGCAACATCGATCTCGTCCGAGGCGAGGCTCAACGCGCTTTCGAGATCATCCGCAGTCCCGGCAGACACATAGCCGAGGTCTCGAATGACCTCTTCCATTTCGGCAGATATAAGGAATTCATCTTCGATTATCAGGATGGAGGGTTTCATGGCAGTGCTGAAAGTTACGTTCTAGATCAGCATTGCAATTCCTCGTTCGTGATATTGGTTCCCAAATTCGCTAACGGCTTACCGCAAGATTCTAACGAAAACACAGCGGCAGTTATCGGATAAGGGGCCTCTAGCAATCGGTCTGCTTTCGGCTCATCTTATCGAAAAGCGGTCATTCCGCTTCCGCCCCGATTGCGGACGTTAAGTCGCAGTGTTGCTGCGCCAACGCACAATCGAAATAATTACTAGAAAGACCGCGCTCCCGACAATGGCGGTGAGAGCAACTGCATCGATCAAGTCGGGACCATCGAACAACCACCACGACGCACAGACTACGGCAGGCCCGACGATGCAGAGCACGATGAAATTCCGCCAATAGAAGTCAGCAAAAAACCAGATTACGGCAAACAGCGAGGCGAACCAAGGGATTGAGATTATGCCGCCAGCGAGCATTCCTACCCATGCCCCGTTTCCAAAGCCTCCTGATGTTCCAATCGTGCCATAGAAGCCAACGACGATGAGGCCGATCAAATGCGCTGTTATAGCCGCCCGGATTAGCTCCGCTCGCTTGCTGGGGGTTTGCATAACGGGATACTGCCAAGGTAGGGCGCATTGAGCAATGTCAGCTTTCCACCCAATCTGACGACGCTTTCACCGAGCTAGCGATGTGCCAGGAGCGGACGGGCAGCTAACGACCCGAAACGCGACATTGGCCACCTCACTCGATCGTCTGAGAGCGGACATCAGCTCGCTTGACGACTTCATCATGATTCGATATTTTGATACTTATCGAATTATTGGAGTGATCAATGCAAGCCGATCGCGTCATCCGCGCCCTCTCAGCCTTGGCACAGGAACACCGCCTCGCTGCATTCCGGCTCTTGGTGCAAGCGGGCGATCAAGGAGTCGCTGCCGGCGTGCTGGCCGAAAAGCTCGACGTTCCCCCATCGTCCATGAGCTTCCACTTGGCCCAGCTCGCCAATGCGGGATTGGTAACCCAGCGGCGCGAAAGTCGCTCCATCATTTATTCGGCGGACTATGCCGCGATGAACGGCCTGATGGGCTACCTCACCGAAAACTGCTGCGGCGGCATTTCCTGCTCCGAAAACGCCGAGTACTTTCCTTCCTCCCAACGAAAGAGCGCGTGATGAAACGCTTTCATGTGCATGTGGGCGTGACCGACATCGACAAGTCGATCACGTTCTATTCCAGTCTATTTGGCTCCGATCCCACGATCGTAAAGGCGGATTACGCCAAGTGGATGCTCGACGATCCCCGCATCAATTTTGCGATCTCGATGCGCGAGGATGCGGCCAAGGGCATCGAGCACGTCGGCTTACAGGTCGAGGACAAGACCGAACTCGAAGAGGTCTATGGCCGCCTAAGAGCTGCAGACCGTCCCGTGCTCGAAGAAGGTGCAACGACCTGTTGCTATGCGCAATCGGAAAAGAGCTGGATCGCCGATCCCGATGGCGTGGTGTGGGAAGCCTTTCTTACCGATGGCGAGAGCACGACCTACGGCGGCAATCCTGATCTCCATCAACTTGCCTCCGCCGACGCCGCGTCGAGCGCTTGCTGTGCACCGCAGCTCACTCCCGCCAAGACCTCCTGCTGCTGAGGTTACCAAATGTCCGATCAACCGCTGAACGTGCTGTTCCTGTGCACGGGCAATTCCGCTCGCTCGATCTTGGGCGAAGCTATCCTCAACCATGACGGCGAAGGCCGATTCAAAGCCTACAGCGCCGGGAGCAATCCAACTGGCACCGTCAACCCTTGGGCGATCCACACGCTCAAGGCTTTGGGCTATCCGGCAGACGGCTATTCCTCAAAGAGTTGGAGCGACTTTGCTCATGGGCCAGAGTTCGATCTGATCTTTACCGTCTGCGACAGCGCAGCGGCGGAGACGTGTCCGATTTGGCCTGGGCGTCCGACCTCGGCACACTGGGGTATTCCCGATCCGGCGGCGGCAGAGGGCAGCGATGCTGAGAAAGCAGCGGCCTTCCTCGATGCCTTTCGCATGCTCAAGCGGCGCATCGACCTGATGCTGGCGCTCCCGATTGCCAGCCTTGAGCAAATTGCCCTGCGCGAAAGGCTGCAGGCCATCGGAAAGGACGCTGACAAGCAATGACCTCTGCAACTGCTGACTTGGATGCCCGCGCAGCGGGTTTGGGCCTGTTCGAGAAATGGCTCTCGGTATGGGTCGGCGCTGCGATCCTCGCTGGAATTACGCTTGGCAATGCCGGGCCAGAGTTGTTCGCGTCGCTAGCGGCTATCGAATACGCCTCGGTCAACCTCGTCGTCGCGGTGCTGATCTGGGCGATGATATTCCCGATGATGGTCTCAGTCGATTTCGGCGCGGTGCGTCGCGTCGGTGACAAGCCAAAGGGCCTGATCATCACGCTGGTAGTGAACTGGCTCATCAAGCCTTTTACGATGGCTGCACTTGGCGTGCTGTTCTTCGAGATCGTTTTTGCCGACTTGATCGCGCCCGCCGACGCGCAGGAATATATCGCAGGACTGATCCTGCTGGGTGCGGCCCCTTGCACCGCGATGGTGTTCGTATGGTCGCAGCTCACCAAGGGCGATCCGGCCTATACGCTGGTGCAAGTCGCAGCGAACGACCTTATCATGATCTTTGCTTTCGCGCCCATCGTGGCGCTGCTGCTCGGTGTGACCGACATATCGGTGCCTTGGGAAACGCTGCTGCTCTCGGTCGTACTCTATGTGGTCGTGCCGCTCGTAGCGGGGGCATTCATACGCCGCCGACTGCTCGCGACGCATGGCGGTGATGAAGCTGCGGTTTCTGATTTCACCGGAGGCATAAAGCCGCTCTCGATCCTCGGCTTGTTGCTGACGGTGCTGCTGCTGTTCGGCTTTCAGGCCGAGACTATTGTCGCGCGCCCCCTACTGATCGCGCTGATCGCCGCGCCGATCATCGTGCAGAGTTATGGCATTTTTCTCGTCGCCTATGGCTGGGCCAAGGCGTGGAAAGTGCCGCACGCGGTCGCAGCACCCTGCGCGCTGATCGGCACATCCAACTTCTTCGAACTGGCGGTGGCGGTTGCCATCGGTCTGTTCGGATTGGGCAGTGGCGCTGCGCTTGCTACGGTCGTCGGTGTACTGGTCGAAGTGCCCGTCATGCTGTCGCTGGTCGCGATTGCAAACCGAACGCGTGGCAGCTTCCCAGCCAATTAAGCTCCAAGCAGACAGTCCACTATCCACCCCATCTGAAGCCGCTTTCACCAAGCTAGCGACGTGCCACGAGCGGACCAGCAGCTAACGACCCGATTGCGGACATACGTCCAACGGTGCACATTCTGCTCCGGGAGGGCTCAATAGTGCGCAGCTTACTCGTCGCCTTGTTCGCATTTGCTTCTGGATCGGCTGAGGCGCAGGAGGCGCGAGAGCCCATCATCGATATGCACCTACATGTCCGCTCCGCCGTCTACGCGGGCCAAGACCCTCC of the Qipengyuania gaetbuli genome contains:
- a CDS encoding sensor histidine kinase — translated: MASSVVSASKNKAARSTSPPPLSDFGALQLAGDAFHALADTMPQIVWSTLPDGSHDYYNARWYEFTGVPIGSTDGEGWAALFHPEDQPNAWAKWRHSLETGEPYEVEYRLRHHSGEYRWMIGRASPIYNGQGTIQRWIGTCTDVDDQKAIALQNEILSQELSHRIKNIFAIISGLVSLSARAEPALSSLAKELLGRISALGRAHEFVRPHTEKSRPIVGDGHFSALLEQIFIAYHAYSEGRITVSGSEIPVDSKAATPVALVFHELATNAIKYGSLSSDKGTVSIKVNQSDEFAQIIWREEGDSCREPQAMAAGFGTRLIDMAVRQQLGGDYTRRWSDKGLRMEVKIPLKRLRAS
- a CDS encoding response regulator, producing the protein MKPSILIIEDEFLISAEMEEVIRDLGYVSAGTADDLESALSLASDEIDVALVDVNLADGATGPEIGARLAREYDMQVVFVTANPQQLSAGVPGTLGAVEKPVDLRVLDEVLEFAFAYKRGLTPTPPPRLQMFQAI
- a CDS encoding ArsR/SmtB family transcription factor translates to MQADRVIRALSALAQEHRLAAFRLLVQAGDQGVAAGVLAEKLDVPPSSMSFHLAQLANAGLVTQRRESRSIIYSADYAAMNGLMGYLTENCCGGISCSENAEYFPSSQRKSA
- a CDS encoding ArsI/CadI family heavy metal resistance metalloenzyme: MKRFHVHVGVTDIDKSITFYSSLFGSDPTIVKADYAKWMLDDPRINFAISMREDAAKGIEHVGLQVEDKTELEEVYGRLRAADRPVLEEGATTCCYAQSEKSWIADPDGVVWEAFLTDGESTTYGGNPDLHQLASADAASSACCAPQLTPAKTSCC
- a CDS encoding arsenate reductase ArsC yields the protein MSDQPLNVLFLCTGNSARSILGEAILNHDGEGRFKAYSAGSNPTGTVNPWAIHTLKALGYPADGYSSKSWSDFAHGPEFDLIFTVCDSAAAETCPIWPGRPTSAHWGIPDPAAAEGSDAEKAAAFLDAFRMLKRRIDLMLALPIASLEQIALRERLQAIGKDADKQ
- the arsB gene encoding ACR3 family arsenite efflux transporter, translated to MTSATADLDARAAGLGLFEKWLSVWVGAAILAGITLGNAGPELFASLAAIEYASVNLVVAVLIWAMIFPMMVSVDFGAVRRVGDKPKGLIITLVVNWLIKPFTMAALGVLFFEIVFADLIAPADAQEYIAGLILLGAAPCTAMVFVWSQLTKGDPAYTLVQVAANDLIMIFAFAPIVALLLGVTDISVPWETLLLSVVLYVVVPLVAGAFIRRRLLATHGGDEAAVSDFTGGIKPLSILGLLLTVLLLFGFQAETIVARPLLIALIAAPIIVQSYGIFLVAYGWAKAWKVPHAVAAPCALIGTSNFFELAVAVAIGLFGLGSGAALATVVGVLVEVPVMLSLVAIANRTRGSFPAN